The sequence below is a genomic window from Desulfuromonas acetexigens.
CCGACAACCCCTTATTGACAGGAGCGCCGCCACGATGGGAAAGGAAGAGCCCGAACGCTTTCAAGCCGACGATGCCACCGGAAAACAACTATTGACCGCTATCCTTGATCGTGTCGGGCTGCCCGTGCGCCCCTGTTACTGCCGGGGGGACGTGATGCGGATACTTGGGGTTAAGAGACAGACCTTTTCGCGTATGGTCAATTATTACGATGAATACCCGGACGGCCGGATAGCCAAGCCTTGGATGCTGGACAGT
It includes:
- a CDS encoding helix-turn-helix domain-containing protein yields the protein MGKEEPERFQADDATGKQLLTAILDRVGLPVRPCYCRGDVMRILGVKRQTFSRMVNYYDEYPDGRIAKPWMLDSFRIFSHCRVTFDDLTAWLERNREKALERIHKNDD